The following are from one region of the Vitis riparia cultivar Riparia Gloire de Montpellier isolate 1030 chromosome 14, EGFV_Vit.rip_1.0, whole genome shotgun sequence genome:
- the LOC117929581 gene encoding uncharacterized protein LOC117929581 isoform X3, with product MAKWWCLLATRPTQLLALVERSSPTFPKKKASSLFCSQRGVYIKEEMISVFVAHNKAMARVIGLLVFIGFVGALVYFNVFTHQLAHAQLQIRARPRRILMDTDVDMDDFFSLFYLLKENTSEFNLEAITLSANGWCDSGHGINHIYDLLFMMGRDDIPVGVGGEGGILPNGTILPNVGGYLPIIDQGTSTAGGCRYRQAIPMGAKGLLDIDTMYGLRKGFLPQGSRGYSPLEQPTAQQVMINAVSAGPITVFLLGDDNPYAEFNFFEDPFAAYEVLHSGIPVTLIPLDATNTIPITENFFKAFEQKQNTYEAQYSFKAMKMAHDTWFDNHFHENVFMWDYFMVGVALSIMRNSANDNGENEFAVMEYMNITVVTSNEPYGISDGSNPFNDGSTTSKFKNGVHSGHVQTGNRDPFCLEKNQKGRCKDGYTMEVTGPDSVRVLVATEAKRNQDANSLLDREFYKSFLDVISRPQQSGRFNISTQFPYYGEIFYKPDFGTRKKGKPFVFDMDMSTGDLIALLYLLKLPVEQIDLKGILVSPNGWASAATIDIVYDVLHMMGRDDIPVGLGDVFAIGQKEQTFPLFGDCKYRKAIPLGGGGLLDSDTLYGFARDLPRSPRRYTAENSVKFGAPRDTDHPEVRQPLALEVWKSIVDSTDPGSKITYLTNGPLTNLAQVISSERATSVIQDLCIVGGHIDNKTGNLFTVPSNEFAEFNMFLDPLAVKVVMDSKLNVTLIPLGVQRSVSSFNHVLQRLEHKNQTPEAAFTQNLLSRLSQLQQKSDRYHHMDTFLGEILGAVVLAGDDPLLNQAFQHMPLKILANGVVKNDGQIVIDEKQGRLVKVLRSVNTTEYYDHFADVLNNKSQSARIGSFAEQKRIWTTPPNRFL from the exons atggcgaaGTGGTGGTGTCTTCTTGCCACGCGTCCCACGCAGCTGTTAGCACTTGTGGAGAGGTCGTCCCCcactttcccaaaaaaaaaggcCAGCTCACTCTTCTGTAGCCAAAGAGGGGTCTACATAAag GAGGAGATGATATCGGTTTTTGTGGCTCATAATAAAGCAATGGCGAGGGTCATTGGGTTGCTGGTTTTCATCGGATTTGTTGGAGCTTTGGTGTACTTCAATGTTTTCACACATCAACTTGCCCATGCTCAACTTCAAATCAGAGCTCGACCTCGACGAATTCTGATGGATACCGACGTCGATATGGATGATTTCTTCAGTCTCTTCTATTTGTTGAAGGAAAATACATCTGAATTCAACTTAGAG GCAATTACACTAAGTGCAAATGGATGGTGTGATAGTGGACACGGCATAAATCACATATATGACCTTTTGTTTATGATGGGTCGTGATGATATTCCGGTTGGAGTGGGGGGTGAAGGTGGTATTTTACCAAATGGTACCATTCTCCCAAATGTGGGTGGTTATCTTCCAATTATTGATCAG GGCACTTCCACTGCAGGTGGTTGCAGATACAGACAAGCAATACCAATGGGTGCCAAGGGACTTTTGGATATCGACACTATGTACGGTTTACGTAAAGGGTTTCTTCCACAG GGTAGCAGGGGATACTCTCCTCTTGAGCAACCTACTGCACAACAAGTGATGATTAATGCAGTATCTGCTGGTCCTATAACCGTGTTTCTTTTGG GCGATGACAATCCATATGCAGAATTCAATTTCTTTGAAGATCCTTTTGCTGCATATGAG GTATTGCATTCTGGTATTCCAGTTACACTGATTCCACTGGATGCAACAAACACCATCCCTATTACTGAGAATTTCTTTAAGGCATTTGAGCAAAAACAGAATACTTACGAGGCACAATACAGCTTCAAAGCCATGAAGATGGCTCACGATACCTGGTTCGACAACCACTTCCATGAG AATGTTTTCATGTGGGACTATTTTATGGTTGGTGTTGCTTTATCGATCATGCGTAATTCAGCAAATGATAATGGAGAAAATGAATTTGCTGTTATGGAGTATATGAACATCACAGTGGTTACTTCAAATGAACCCTATGGAATATCAGATGGCTCAAATCCATTCAATGATGGCTCTACAACCTCAAAGTTCAAGAATGGTGTACATAGTGGTCATGTTCAGACTGGAAATCGAGATCCATTTTGCCTTGAGAAGAATCAGAAAGGGAGATGTAAG GATGGTTATACAATGGAGGTAACTGGTCCAGACTCAGTGCGTGTCCTTGTAGCTACAGAAGCTAAAAGAAATCAAGATGCTAACAGTTTGCTTGACAGAGAATTTTATAAAAGCTTCTTGGAT GTTATAAGCCGTCCTCAGCAAAGCGGGCGGTTTAACATATCAACACAATTTCCTTACTATGGGGAAATATTTTACAAGCCAGATTTTGGaacaagaaaaaagggaaaaccaTTTGTTTTTGACATGGATATGAGCACGGGAGATTTGATAGCTCTTCTATATCTCCTGAAATTACCAGTGGAACAAATTGACCTCAAG GGAATATTGGTAAGTCCAAATGGCTGGGCAAGTGCTGCAACAATTGATATTGTATATGATGTACTACATATGATGGGTCGGGATGACATACCAGTTGGTCTTGGAGATGTATTTGCAATTGGCCAGAAGGAGCAAACCTTCCCTCTTTTTGGAGACTGCAAGTATAGGAAGGCTATCCCACTTGGTGGTGGTGGTTTGCTGGACTCTGACACACTTTATGGGTTCGCTCGTGACTTGCCTCGTAGTCCTAGAAG ATACACAGCAGAAAACTCTGTAAAATTTGGAGCTCCTCGAGATACGGATCACCCTGAAGTTAGGCAACCATTAGCATTAGAAGTTTGGAAATCAATTGTAGATTCAACAGATCCAGGATCTAAGATTACTTATTTGACCAATGGACCCCTGACTAATCTAGCCCAAGTAATCTCTTCAGAGAGAGCGACTTCAGTGATTCAG GATCTATGTATAGTTGGGGGACACATTGACAACAAGACAGGAAATCTCTTCACTGTTCCCTCAAATGAATTTGCAGAATTCAACATGTTTCTTGACCCTTTAGCAGTAAAGGTGGTGATGGACTCAAAGCTCAATGTCACACTCATTCCACTGGGTGTGCAAAGGAGTGTTAGTTCATTCAATCATGTTCTTCAAAGATTGGAGCACAAGAATCAGACCCCTGAAGCTGCATTTACCCAAAATCTACTTTCAAGGCTATCACAATTACAACAAAAGAGTGACAGATATCATCACATG GATACATTCTTGGGTGAAATCCTTGGTGCAGTGGTCTTGGCTGGTGATGATCCTCTTTTGAACCAAGCATTCCAACACATGCCTCTCAAGATCTTGGCTAATGGTGTTGTGAAGAATGATGGACAGATTGTCATTGATGAAAAACAAGGAAGATTAGTGAAAGTACTTAGAAGTGTGAATACTACAGAATATTATGACCATTTTGCAGATGTGTTGAATAACAAAAGTCAGTCTGCTAGGATTGGAAGCTTCGCTGAGCAGAAAAGAATATGGACCACACCACCAAATAGGTTTCTGTAA
- the LOC117929581 gene encoding uncharacterized protein LOC117929581 isoform X1 gives MAKWWCLLATRPTQLLALVERSSPTFPKKKASSLFCSQRGVYIKEEMISVFVAHNKAMARVIGLLVFIGFVGALVYFNVFTHQLAHAQLQIRARPRRILMDTDVDMDDFFSLFYLLKENTSEFNLEAITLSANGWCDSGHGINHIYDLLFMMGRDDIPVGVGGEGGILPNGTILPNVGGYLPIIDQGTSTAGGCRYRQAIPMGAKGLLDIDTMYGLRKGFLPQGSRGYSPLEQPTAQQVMINAVSAGPITVFLLGTHTNFAIFLMKNPQLKKNIEHIYVMGGSIQPHCPKKNNSKPEECGNIGNLFPGDDNPYAEFNFFEDPFAAYEVLHSGIPVTLIPLDATNTIPITENFFKAFEQKQNTYEAQYSFKAMKMAHDTWFDNHFHENVFMWDYFMVGVALSIMRNSANDNGENEFAVMEYMNITVVTSNEPYGISDGSNPFNDGSTTSKFKNGVHSGHVQTGNRDPFCLEKNQKGRCKDGYTMEVTGPDSVRVLVATEAKRNQDANSLLDREFYKSFLDVISRPQQSGRFNISTQFPYYGEIFYKPDFGTRKKGKPFVFDMDMSTGDLIALLYLLKLPVEQIDLKGILVSPNGWASAATIDIVYDVLHMMGRDDIPVGLGDVFAIGQKEQTFPLFGDCKYRKAIPLGGGGLLDSDTLYGFARDLPRSPRRYTAENSVKFGAPRDTDHPEVRQPLALEVWKSIVDSTDPGSKITYLTNGPLTNLAQVISSERATSVIQDLCIVGGHIDNKTGNLFTVPSNEFAEFNMFLDPLAVKVVMDSKLNVTLIPLGVQRSVSSFNHVLQRLEHKNQTPEAAFTQNLLSRLSQLQQKSDRYHHMDTFLGEILGAVVLAGDDPLLNQAFQHMPLKILANGVVKNDGQIVIDEKQGRLVKVLRSVNTTEYYDHFADVLNNKSQSARIGSFAEQKRIWTTPPNRFL, from the exons atggcgaaGTGGTGGTGTCTTCTTGCCACGCGTCCCACGCAGCTGTTAGCACTTGTGGAGAGGTCGTCCCCcactttcccaaaaaaaaaggcCAGCTCACTCTTCTGTAGCCAAAGAGGGGTCTACATAAag GAGGAGATGATATCGGTTTTTGTGGCTCATAATAAAGCAATGGCGAGGGTCATTGGGTTGCTGGTTTTCATCGGATTTGTTGGAGCTTTGGTGTACTTCAATGTTTTCACACATCAACTTGCCCATGCTCAACTTCAAATCAGAGCTCGACCTCGACGAATTCTGATGGATACCGACGTCGATATGGATGATTTCTTCAGTCTCTTCTATTTGTTGAAGGAAAATACATCTGAATTCAACTTAGAG GCAATTACACTAAGTGCAAATGGATGGTGTGATAGTGGACACGGCATAAATCACATATATGACCTTTTGTTTATGATGGGTCGTGATGATATTCCGGTTGGAGTGGGGGGTGAAGGTGGTATTTTACCAAATGGTACCATTCTCCCAAATGTGGGTGGTTATCTTCCAATTATTGATCAG GGCACTTCCACTGCAGGTGGTTGCAGATACAGACAAGCAATACCAATGGGTGCCAAGGGACTTTTGGATATCGACACTATGTACGGTTTACGTAAAGGGTTTCTTCCACAG GGTAGCAGGGGATACTCTCCTCTTGAGCAACCTACTGCACAACAAGTGATGATTAATGCAGTATCTGCTGGTCCTATAACCGTGTTTCTTTTGGGTACACACACAAATTTTgccatttttcttatgaaaaatcctcaactgaagaaaaatattgagCATATTTATGTCATGGGTGGTAGTATTCAGCCACACTGTCCAAAGAAGAACAACTCCAAGCCAGAAGAGTGTGGTAATATTGGCAATTTGTTTCCAGGCGATGACAATCCATATGCAGAATTCAATTTCTTTGAAGATCCTTTTGCTGCATATGAG GTATTGCATTCTGGTATTCCAGTTACACTGATTCCACTGGATGCAACAAACACCATCCCTATTACTGAGAATTTCTTTAAGGCATTTGAGCAAAAACAGAATACTTACGAGGCACAATACAGCTTCAAAGCCATGAAGATGGCTCACGATACCTGGTTCGACAACCACTTCCATGAG AATGTTTTCATGTGGGACTATTTTATGGTTGGTGTTGCTTTATCGATCATGCGTAATTCAGCAAATGATAATGGAGAAAATGAATTTGCTGTTATGGAGTATATGAACATCACAGTGGTTACTTCAAATGAACCCTATGGAATATCAGATGGCTCAAATCCATTCAATGATGGCTCTACAACCTCAAAGTTCAAGAATGGTGTACATAGTGGTCATGTTCAGACTGGAAATCGAGATCCATTTTGCCTTGAGAAGAATCAGAAAGGGAGATGTAAG GATGGTTATACAATGGAGGTAACTGGTCCAGACTCAGTGCGTGTCCTTGTAGCTACAGAAGCTAAAAGAAATCAAGATGCTAACAGTTTGCTTGACAGAGAATTTTATAAAAGCTTCTTGGAT GTTATAAGCCGTCCTCAGCAAAGCGGGCGGTTTAACATATCAACACAATTTCCTTACTATGGGGAAATATTTTACAAGCCAGATTTTGGaacaagaaaaaagggaaaaccaTTTGTTTTTGACATGGATATGAGCACGGGAGATTTGATAGCTCTTCTATATCTCCTGAAATTACCAGTGGAACAAATTGACCTCAAG GGAATATTGGTAAGTCCAAATGGCTGGGCAAGTGCTGCAACAATTGATATTGTATATGATGTACTACATATGATGGGTCGGGATGACATACCAGTTGGTCTTGGAGATGTATTTGCAATTGGCCAGAAGGAGCAAACCTTCCCTCTTTTTGGAGACTGCAAGTATAGGAAGGCTATCCCACTTGGTGGTGGTGGTTTGCTGGACTCTGACACACTTTATGGGTTCGCTCGTGACTTGCCTCGTAGTCCTAGAAG ATACACAGCAGAAAACTCTGTAAAATTTGGAGCTCCTCGAGATACGGATCACCCTGAAGTTAGGCAACCATTAGCATTAGAAGTTTGGAAATCAATTGTAGATTCAACAGATCCAGGATCTAAGATTACTTATTTGACCAATGGACCCCTGACTAATCTAGCCCAAGTAATCTCTTCAGAGAGAGCGACTTCAGTGATTCAG GATCTATGTATAGTTGGGGGACACATTGACAACAAGACAGGAAATCTCTTCACTGTTCCCTCAAATGAATTTGCAGAATTCAACATGTTTCTTGACCCTTTAGCAGTAAAGGTGGTGATGGACTCAAAGCTCAATGTCACACTCATTCCACTGGGTGTGCAAAGGAGTGTTAGTTCATTCAATCATGTTCTTCAAAGATTGGAGCACAAGAATCAGACCCCTGAAGCTGCATTTACCCAAAATCTACTTTCAAGGCTATCACAATTACAACAAAAGAGTGACAGATATCATCACATG GATACATTCTTGGGTGAAATCCTTGGTGCAGTGGTCTTGGCTGGTGATGATCCTCTTTTGAACCAAGCATTCCAACACATGCCTCTCAAGATCTTGGCTAATGGTGTTGTGAAGAATGATGGACAGATTGTCATTGATGAAAAACAAGGAAGATTAGTGAAAGTACTTAGAAGTGTGAATACTACAGAATATTATGACCATTTTGCAGATGTGTTGAATAACAAAAGTCAGTCTGCTAGGATTGGAAGCTTCGCTGAGCAGAAAAGAATATGGACCACACCACCAAATAGGTTTCTGTAA
- the LOC117929581 gene encoding uncharacterized protein LOC117929581 isoform X4 yields the protein MAKWWCLLATRPTQLLALVERSSPTFPKKKASSLFCSQRGVYIKEEMISVFVAHNKAMARVIGLLVFIGFVGALVYFNVFTHQLAHAQLQIRARPRRILMDTDVDMDDFFSLFYLLKENTSEFNLEAITLSANGWCDSGHGINHIYDLLFMMGRDDIPVGVGGEGGILPNGTILPNVGGYLPIIDQGTSTAGGCRYRQAIPMGAKGLLDIDTMYGLRKGFLPQGSRGYSPLEQPTAQQVMINAVSAGPITVFLLGTHTNFAIFLMKNPQLKKNIEHIYVMGGSIQPHCPKKNNSKPEECGNIGNLFPGDDNPYAEFNFFEDPFAAYEVLHSGIPVTLIPLDATNTIPITENFFKAFEQKQNTYEAQYSFKAMKMAHDTWFDNHFHENVFMWDYFMVGVALSIMRNSANDNGENEFAVMEYMNITVVTSNEPYGISDGSNPFNDGSTTSKFKNGVHSGHVQTGNRDPFCLEKNQKGRCKDGYTMEVTGPDSVRVLVATEAKRNQDANSLLDREFYKSFLDVISRPQQSGRFNISTQFPYYGEIFYKPDFGTRKKGKPFVFDMDMSTGDLIALLYLLKLPVEQIDLKGILVSPNGWASAATIDIVYDVLHMMGRDDIPVGLGDVFAIGQKEQTFPLFGDCKYRKAIPLGGGGLLDSDTLYGFARDLPRSPRRYTAENSVKFGAPRDTDHPEVRQPLALEVWKSIVDSTDPGSKITYLTNGPLTNLAQVISSERATSVIQDVYIVGGHLNIHKGNPSTVPSK from the exons atggcgaaGTGGTGGTGTCTTCTTGCCACGCGTCCCACGCAGCTGTTAGCACTTGTGGAGAGGTCGTCCCCcactttcccaaaaaaaaaggcCAGCTCACTCTTCTGTAGCCAAAGAGGGGTCTACATAAag GAGGAGATGATATCGGTTTTTGTGGCTCATAATAAAGCAATGGCGAGGGTCATTGGGTTGCTGGTTTTCATCGGATTTGTTGGAGCTTTGGTGTACTTCAATGTTTTCACACATCAACTTGCCCATGCTCAACTTCAAATCAGAGCTCGACCTCGACGAATTCTGATGGATACCGACGTCGATATGGATGATTTCTTCAGTCTCTTCTATTTGTTGAAGGAAAATACATCTGAATTCAACTTAGAG GCAATTACACTAAGTGCAAATGGATGGTGTGATAGTGGACACGGCATAAATCACATATATGACCTTTTGTTTATGATGGGTCGTGATGATATTCCGGTTGGAGTGGGGGGTGAAGGTGGTATTTTACCAAATGGTACCATTCTCCCAAATGTGGGTGGTTATCTTCCAATTATTGATCAG GGCACTTCCACTGCAGGTGGTTGCAGATACAGACAAGCAATACCAATGGGTGCCAAGGGACTTTTGGATATCGACACTATGTACGGTTTACGTAAAGGGTTTCTTCCACAG GGTAGCAGGGGATACTCTCCTCTTGAGCAACCTACTGCACAACAAGTGATGATTAATGCAGTATCTGCTGGTCCTATAACCGTGTTTCTTTTGGGTACACACACAAATTTTgccatttttcttatgaaaaatcctcaactgaagaaaaatattgagCATATTTATGTCATGGGTGGTAGTATTCAGCCACACTGTCCAAAGAAGAACAACTCCAAGCCAGAAGAGTGTGGTAATATTGGCAATTTGTTTCCAGGCGATGACAATCCATATGCAGAATTCAATTTCTTTGAAGATCCTTTTGCTGCATATGAG GTATTGCATTCTGGTATTCCAGTTACACTGATTCCACTGGATGCAACAAACACCATCCCTATTACTGAGAATTTCTTTAAGGCATTTGAGCAAAAACAGAATACTTACGAGGCACAATACAGCTTCAAAGCCATGAAGATGGCTCACGATACCTGGTTCGACAACCACTTCCATGAG AATGTTTTCATGTGGGACTATTTTATGGTTGGTGTTGCTTTATCGATCATGCGTAATTCAGCAAATGATAATGGAGAAAATGAATTTGCTGTTATGGAGTATATGAACATCACAGTGGTTACTTCAAATGAACCCTATGGAATATCAGATGGCTCAAATCCATTCAATGATGGCTCTACAACCTCAAAGTTCAAGAATGGTGTACATAGTGGTCATGTTCAGACTGGAAATCGAGATCCATTTTGCCTTGAGAAGAATCAGAAAGGGAGATGTAAG GATGGTTATACAATGGAGGTAACTGGTCCAGACTCAGTGCGTGTCCTTGTAGCTACAGAAGCTAAAAGAAATCAAGATGCTAACAGTTTGCTTGACAGAGAATTTTATAAAAGCTTCTTGGAT GTTATAAGCCGTCCTCAGCAAAGCGGGCGGTTTAACATATCAACACAATTTCCTTACTATGGGGAAATATTTTACAAGCCAGATTTTGGaacaagaaaaaagggaaaaccaTTTGTTTTTGACATGGATATGAGCACGGGAGATTTGATAGCTCTTCTATATCTCCTGAAATTACCAGTGGAACAAATTGACCTCAAG GGAATATTGGTAAGTCCAAATGGCTGGGCAAGTGCTGCAACAATTGATATTGTATATGATGTACTACATATGATGGGTCGGGATGACATACCAGTTGGTCTTGGAGATGTATTTGCAATTGGCCAGAAGGAGCAAACCTTCCCTCTTTTTGGAGACTGCAAGTATAGGAAGGCTATCCCACTTGGTGGTGGTGGTTTGCTGGACTCTGACACACTTTATGGGTTCGCTCGTGACTTGCCTCGTAGTCCTAGAAG ATACACAGCAGAAAACTCTGTAAAATTTGGAGCTCCTCGAGATACGGATCACCCTGAAGTTAGGCAACCATTAGCATTAGAAGTTTGGAAATCAATTGTAGATTCAACAGATCCAGGATCTAAGATTACTTATTTGACCAATGGACCCCTGACTAATCTAGCCCAAGTAATCTCTTCAGAGAGAGCGACTTCAGTGATTCAG GATGTATATATAGTTGGGGGACACCTTAACATTCACAAAGGAAATCCTTCCACCGTTCCCTCAAAATGA
- the LOC117929581 gene encoding uncharacterized protein LOC117929581 isoform X2 — MISVFVAHNKAMARVIGLLVFIGFVGALVYFNVFTHQLAHAQLQIRARPRRILMDTDVDMDDFFSLFYLLKENTSEFNLEAITLSANGWCDSGHGINHIYDLLFMMGRDDIPVGVGGEGGILPNGTILPNVGGYLPIIDQGTSTAGGCRYRQAIPMGAKGLLDIDTMYGLRKGFLPQGSRGYSPLEQPTAQQVMINAVSAGPITVFLLGTHTNFAIFLMKNPQLKKNIEHIYVMGGSIQPHCPKKNNSKPEECGNIGNLFPGDDNPYAEFNFFEDPFAAYEVLHSGIPVTLIPLDATNTIPITENFFKAFEQKQNTYEAQYSFKAMKMAHDTWFDNHFHENVFMWDYFMVGVALSIMRNSANDNGENEFAVMEYMNITVVTSNEPYGISDGSNPFNDGSTTSKFKNGVHSGHVQTGNRDPFCLEKNQKGRCKDGYTMEVTGPDSVRVLVATEAKRNQDANSLLDREFYKSFLDVISRPQQSGRFNISTQFPYYGEIFYKPDFGTRKKGKPFVFDMDMSTGDLIALLYLLKLPVEQIDLKGILVSPNGWASAATIDIVYDVLHMMGRDDIPVGLGDVFAIGQKEQTFPLFGDCKYRKAIPLGGGGLLDSDTLYGFARDLPRSPRRYTAENSVKFGAPRDTDHPEVRQPLALEVWKSIVDSTDPGSKITYLTNGPLTNLAQVISSERATSVIQDLCIVGGHIDNKTGNLFTVPSNEFAEFNMFLDPLAVKVVMDSKLNVTLIPLGVQRSVSSFNHVLQRLEHKNQTPEAAFTQNLLSRLSQLQQKSDRYHHMDTFLGEILGAVVLAGDDPLLNQAFQHMPLKILANGVVKNDGQIVIDEKQGRLVKVLRSVNTTEYYDHFADVLNNKSQSARIGSFAEQKRIWTTPPNRFL, encoded by the exons ATGATATCGGTTTTTGTGGCTCATAATAAAGCAATGGCGAGGGTCATTGGGTTGCTGGTTTTCATCGGATTTGTTGGAGCTTTGGTGTACTTCAATGTTTTCACACATCAACTTGCCCATGCTCAACTTCAAATCAGAGCTCGACCTCGACGAATTCTGATGGATACCGACGTCGATATGGATGATTTCTTCAGTCTCTTCTATTTGTTGAAGGAAAATACATCTGAATTCAACTTAGAG GCAATTACACTAAGTGCAAATGGATGGTGTGATAGTGGACACGGCATAAATCACATATATGACCTTTTGTTTATGATGGGTCGTGATGATATTCCGGTTGGAGTGGGGGGTGAAGGTGGTATTTTACCAAATGGTACCATTCTCCCAAATGTGGGTGGTTATCTTCCAATTATTGATCAG GGCACTTCCACTGCAGGTGGTTGCAGATACAGACAAGCAATACCAATGGGTGCCAAGGGACTTTTGGATATCGACACTATGTACGGTTTACGTAAAGGGTTTCTTCCACAG GGTAGCAGGGGATACTCTCCTCTTGAGCAACCTACTGCACAACAAGTGATGATTAATGCAGTATCTGCTGGTCCTATAACCGTGTTTCTTTTGGGTACACACACAAATTTTgccatttttcttatgaaaaatcctcaactgaagaaaaatattgagCATATTTATGTCATGGGTGGTAGTATTCAGCCACACTGTCCAAAGAAGAACAACTCCAAGCCAGAAGAGTGTGGTAATATTGGCAATTTGTTTCCAGGCGATGACAATCCATATGCAGAATTCAATTTCTTTGAAGATCCTTTTGCTGCATATGAG GTATTGCATTCTGGTATTCCAGTTACACTGATTCCACTGGATGCAACAAACACCATCCCTATTACTGAGAATTTCTTTAAGGCATTTGAGCAAAAACAGAATACTTACGAGGCACAATACAGCTTCAAAGCCATGAAGATGGCTCACGATACCTGGTTCGACAACCACTTCCATGAG AATGTTTTCATGTGGGACTATTTTATGGTTGGTGTTGCTTTATCGATCATGCGTAATTCAGCAAATGATAATGGAGAAAATGAATTTGCTGTTATGGAGTATATGAACATCACAGTGGTTACTTCAAATGAACCCTATGGAATATCAGATGGCTCAAATCCATTCAATGATGGCTCTACAACCTCAAAGTTCAAGAATGGTGTACATAGTGGTCATGTTCAGACTGGAAATCGAGATCCATTTTGCCTTGAGAAGAATCAGAAAGGGAGATGTAAG GATGGTTATACAATGGAGGTAACTGGTCCAGACTCAGTGCGTGTCCTTGTAGCTACAGAAGCTAAAAGAAATCAAGATGCTAACAGTTTGCTTGACAGAGAATTTTATAAAAGCTTCTTGGAT GTTATAAGCCGTCCTCAGCAAAGCGGGCGGTTTAACATATCAACACAATTTCCTTACTATGGGGAAATATTTTACAAGCCAGATTTTGGaacaagaaaaaagggaaaaccaTTTGTTTTTGACATGGATATGAGCACGGGAGATTTGATAGCTCTTCTATATCTCCTGAAATTACCAGTGGAACAAATTGACCTCAAG GGAATATTGGTAAGTCCAAATGGCTGGGCAAGTGCTGCAACAATTGATATTGTATATGATGTACTACATATGATGGGTCGGGATGACATACCAGTTGGTCTTGGAGATGTATTTGCAATTGGCCAGAAGGAGCAAACCTTCCCTCTTTTTGGAGACTGCAAGTATAGGAAGGCTATCCCACTTGGTGGTGGTGGTTTGCTGGACTCTGACACACTTTATGGGTTCGCTCGTGACTTGCCTCGTAGTCCTAGAAG ATACACAGCAGAAAACTCTGTAAAATTTGGAGCTCCTCGAGATACGGATCACCCTGAAGTTAGGCAACCATTAGCATTAGAAGTTTGGAAATCAATTGTAGATTCAACAGATCCAGGATCTAAGATTACTTATTTGACCAATGGACCCCTGACTAATCTAGCCCAAGTAATCTCTTCAGAGAGAGCGACTTCAGTGATTCAG GATCTATGTATAGTTGGGGGACACATTGACAACAAGACAGGAAATCTCTTCACTGTTCCCTCAAATGAATTTGCAGAATTCAACATGTTTCTTGACCCTTTAGCAGTAAAGGTGGTGATGGACTCAAAGCTCAATGTCACACTCATTCCACTGGGTGTGCAAAGGAGTGTTAGTTCATTCAATCATGTTCTTCAAAGATTGGAGCACAAGAATCAGACCCCTGAAGCTGCATTTACCCAAAATCTACTTTCAAGGCTATCACAATTACAACAAAAGAGTGACAGATATCATCACATG GATACATTCTTGGGTGAAATCCTTGGTGCAGTGGTCTTGGCTGGTGATGATCCTCTTTTGAACCAAGCATTCCAACACATGCCTCTCAAGATCTTGGCTAATGGTGTTGTGAAGAATGATGGACAGATTGTCATTGATGAAAAACAAGGAAGATTAGTGAAAGTACTTAGAAGTGTGAATACTACAGAATATTATGACCATTTTGCAGATGTGTTGAATAACAAAAGTCAGTCTGCTAGGATTGGAAGCTTCGCTGAGCAGAAAAGAATATGGACCACACCACCAAATAGGTTTCTGTAA
- the LOC117929608 gene encoding histidine-containing phosphotransfer protein 1-like has product MDGVVQLQRQLLDYTTLLFQEGFLNDQFTQLQQLQDETNPDFVVEVVSLFFEDSERLLNELANTLDQQSIDFRKVDSHVHQLKGSSSSIGAQRVQNVCIAFRNFCDAQNTEGCLKCLQQVKNEYALVKNKLETLFQLEQQILAAGGSIPM; this is encoded by the exons ATGGATGGTGTGGTTCAGTTGCAAAGGCAGTTGCTTGACTACACAACCCTACTGTTTCAAGAG GGATTCCTAAATGATCAGTTTACCCAACTTCAGCAACTCCAAGATGAGACCAACCCAGACTTTGTGGTTGAAGTGGTGTCTCTCTTCTTTGAAGATTCTGAGAGGCTTCTTAATGAACTGGCCAACACCCT AGATCAGCAGAGTATAGATTTCAGGAAGGTGGATTCGCATGTTCACCAGTTGAAGGGTAGCAGCTCAAG CATTGGTGCACAGCGAGTTCAAAATGTCTGCATTGCCTTCCGCAACTTCTGTGATGCACAGAATACTGAAGG GTGCCTGAAATGCCTGCAACAGGTAAAGAATGAGTATGCCCTTGTAAAGAACAAGCTTGAGACTCTGTTCCAG CTGGAGCAACAAATTTTGGCAGCTGGTGGATCAATTCCTATGTAG